The following coding sequences are from one Saprospiraceae bacterium window:
- a CDS encoding class I SAM-dependent methyltransferase, with amino-acid sequence MSPKDLFSQTSESYAQHRPLYPKELYEWVYSKCKNFELAWDCATGNGQVARKLGEKFSKVIATDLSAQQLQRAPSFENVQYLCESAESSSLATQSCDLITVAQAIHWFDFNKFYHQVSRVLKPNGILAVWVYENICINEEIDKLLYGLYENTLGPYWDPARKLIEEKLTSIPFPFEEIDCPVFEIRDTWNRDRFLGYLSSWSALHKYEKYIGHSPLPAFKTQLEKIWPDQENCEVRFPVYIRMGKIRKVYSNQ; translated from the coding sequence ATGAGTCCAAAAGATTTGTTCAGTCAAACTTCCGAAAGTTATGCTCAACATCGGCCACTTTATCCTAAAGAGTTGTATGAATGGGTTTACAGTAAATGTAAGAATTTTGAACTCGCCTGGGATTGTGCAACAGGTAATGGGCAGGTGGCCCGAAAATTAGGCGAGAAATTTAGTAAGGTTATTGCAACGGACTTAAGTGCACAGCAACTACAACGGGCACCATCTTTTGAAAATGTGCAGTACTTATGCGAATCTGCAGAATCAAGTTCTTTGGCAACGCAGTCTTGTGACCTTATCACAGTGGCTCAGGCCATACATTGGTTTGATTTTAATAAGTTTTATCATCAGGTTTCTCGTGTGCTTAAACCAAATGGCATTCTCGCTGTGTGGGTTTATGAAAATATTTGCATCAATGAAGAAATAGATAAATTATTATATGGGCTTTATGAAAACACATTAGGCCCATATTGGGATCCTGCCAGAAAACTTATAGAAGAGAAACTCACATCGATCCCTTTTCCATTCGAAGAAATTGACTGTCCTGTTTTTGAAATCCGAGATACCTGGAATCGCGATCGTTTTTTAGGTTATTTAAGCTCCTGGTCTGCACTTCATAAGTATGAAAAATACATTGGACATTCTCCATTGCCGGCATTTAAAACGCAACTAGAAAAAATCTGGCCGGATCAGGAAAATTGCGAAGTGAGGTTTCCGGTTTATATCAGAATGGGAAAAATCAGGAAAGTTTACAGTAATCAGTAA